A single region of the Massilia sp. erpn genome encodes:
- a CDS encoding TetR/AcrR family transcriptional regulator C-terminal domain-containing protein, which yields MKVERKQIVAAALDVLNEVGVDKLSTRLLAERLGVQQPALYWHFKNKRALLDAMNLEIMERAHQRTLPQAGEDWRSFLGENARSFRRALLVYRDGARLHAGSEPVPDTLPALDAQLHFLCDAGMEMGAAIDLLVTISHYVVGCVLEEQADHPDPATLDESVLAYPQLAAAMQRYRQRSPDQHFEAGLALILNGAA from the coding sequence ATGAAAGTAGAACGCAAGCAGATTGTGGCGGCCGCGCTCGATGTGCTGAACGAAGTCGGCGTCGACAAGCTGTCCACCCGCCTGCTGGCCGAACGCCTGGGCGTGCAGCAGCCGGCCCTGTACTGGCACTTCAAGAACAAGCGCGCCTTACTGGACGCAATGAATCTGGAAATCATGGAGCGCGCCCACCAGCGCACCCTACCGCAAGCGGGCGAAGACTGGCGCAGCTTCCTGGGCGAGAACGCGCGCAGTTTCCGCCGCGCCCTGCTCGTCTACCGCGACGGCGCGCGCCTACACGCGGGCAGCGAGCCGGTACCCGACACCCTGCCCGCGCTCGATGCGCAACTGCACTTCCTCTGCGACGCCGGCATGGAAATGGGGGCCGCCATCGATCTGCTGGTTACGATATCCCATTATGTGGTCGGTTGCGTGCTGGAAGAGCAGGCCGACCATCCCGATCCGGCCACACTCGATGAAAGTGTGCTCGCCTATCCACAGCTGGCCGCGGCCATGCAGCGCTATCGCCAGCGCAGCCCCGATCAGCACTTCGAAGCCGGCCTCGCCCTTATCCTGAACGGCGCCGCTTAA
- a CDS encoding helix-turn-helix domain-containing protein — protein sequence MGKQKQEEFCPVARTLDVIGDRWSLLIVRDAFDGIRRFGEFQRNLGIARNILSDRLQKLVESGVLEVAPASDGTAYQEYLLTASGRDLFTVVVGLRQWGEQHLYAKGEARSSLLEIDSGKPVPQLVLRSRDGSALKPEETVVKKVKA from the coding sequence ATGGGTAAGCAAAAGCAGGAAGAGTTCTGCCCAGTGGCGCGCACGCTGGATGTGATCGGGGACCGCTGGTCCCTGCTGATTGTGCGCGATGCGTTCGACGGCATCCGCCGCTTCGGCGAATTCCAGCGCAACCTGGGCATTGCGCGCAATATCCTCAGCGACCGCCTGCAGAAGCTGGTGGAGTCCGGCGTGCTGGAAGTGGCGCCGGCCTCGGACGGCACGGCCTATCAGGAATACCTGCTGACGGCCAGTGGCCGCGATCTGTTCACCGTGGTGGTGGGCCTGCGCCAATGGGGCGAGCAGCATTTGTACGCCAAGGGCGAAGCACGTTCGAGCCTGCTCGAAATCGACAGTGGCAAGCCCGTCCCCCAGCTTGTCTTGCGCAGCCGCGACGGCAGCGCGCTCAAGCCGGAAGAGACGGTGGTCAAAAAAGTGAAGGCTTAA
- a CDS encoding MFS transporter, translated as MSTLPRSLVLLFATSAALSVANVYYAQPLLDAFAADFGFSHANLGLVVTATQIGCALALLLLVPLGDLLDRKRLTMAQLLVLCLTLLALGCATSPTLLLLGMLGAGLLGTAMTQGLISYAASVAAPAQRGQVVGTVQAGVMLGLLLARVLSGAVADVAGWRAVYFLSAALSAIMLLALHRALPEPHPAAAASGAPRLRYGQLLLSMFTLLKNERTLQVRGMLGLLLFAALNIFWSALVLLLSAPPYALSHTAIGAFGLIGAAGALGAARAGALADRGLGQRTSGGALLLMLAAWLPLAWGAQSLAALVLGIILLDLAAQALHVTNQSMILNGNSQAHSRLIGGYMLFYAAGSGAGAIATTSIHAAYGWNGVCILGAAVSLAALIFWRATLPRVKAVCEAIS; from the coding sequence ATGTCCACCCTGCCCCGCAGCCTAGTGCTGCTGTTTGCCACCTCCGCCGCGCTGAGCGTGGCGAATGTGTATTACGCCCAGCCTCTGCTGGATGCCTTCGCCGCCGATTTCGGTTTCAGCCACGCGAACCTGGGCCTGGTGGTAACGGCCACGCAAATCGGCTGCGCCCTGGCCCTGCTGCTGCTCGTGCCACTCGGCGATCTGCTCGACCGCAAGCGCCTGACCATGGCGCAGCTGCTGGTCCTTTGTCTAACCCTGCTGGCGCTGGGCTGCGCCACCTCGCCTACCCTGCTCCTGCTCGGCATGCTGGGCGCGGGACTGCTCGGCACCGCAATGACCCAGGGACTGATCAGCTATGCCGCCAGCGTGGCCGCGCCTGCGCAGCGGGGCCAGGTGGTCGGTACCGTGCAGGCGGGCGTGATGCTGGGCCTGCTGCTGGCACGCGTGCTGTCCGGCGCCGTGGCCGATGTGGCGGGCTGGCGCGCCGTGTATTTTCTGTCGGCTGCGCTCAGCGCGATCATGCTGCTGGCCTTGCACCGCGCCCTGCCGGAGCCACACCCTGCAGCTGCCGCCAGCGGCGCGCCAAGGCTGCGTTACGGACAGCTGCTGCTGTCCATGTTCACACTGCTGAAAAACGAACGCACTCTGCAGGTGCGCGGGATGCTGGGCCTGCTGCTGTTCGCCGCCCTGAACATTTTCTGGAGCGCGCTGGTGCTGCTGCTGAGCGCCCCGCCCTATGCCCTGTCGCACACGGCCATCGGCGCTTTCGGCCTGATCGGTGCTGCGGGTGCGCTGGGCGCGGCGCGTGCCGGCGCCCTGGCCGACCGGGGACTGGGCCAGCGCACCAGTGGCGGCGCCCTGCTGCTGATGCTGGCCGCCTGGCTGCCGCTGGCCTGGGGCGCGCAATCGCTGGCGGCCCTGGTCCTCGGCATCATCCTGCTCGACCTGGCCGCGCAAGCCTTGCATGTAACCAACCAGAGCATGATCCTGAACGGGAACAGCCAGGCGCATAGCCGGCTGATCGGCGGCTACATGCTGTTCTACGCCGCCGGCAGCGGCGCGGGCGCCATCGCCACCACCAGCATCCATGCGGCGTATGGCTGGAACGGCGTCTGCATACTGGGCGCGGCCGTCAGCCTGGCCGCGCTGATCTTTTGGCGCGCGACTTTACCAAGAGTTAAGGCTGTCTGTGAGGCAATTTCCTAA
- a CDS encoding antibiotic biosynthesis monooxygenase, which produces MIYEIAEIQIKPDAHADFEAAVREAVPLFRRSPGCLSMRLERIIERQDTYHLVIGWETLEHHTVQFRSSEMFTAWRTLVGPFFAAPPEVEHTQNALSGF; this is translated from the coding sequence ATGATTTACGAGATTGCTGAGATTCAGATCAAACCCGATGCCCACGCTGACTTTGAGGCGGCGGTGCGCGAAGCTGTGCCGCTGTTCCGTCGTTCGCCGGGGTGTTTGTCGATGCGGCTGGAACGCATCATCGAACGGCAGGATACCTACCATCTCGTAATCGGCTGGGAGACGCTGGAACATCACACTGTGCAATTCCGCAGCAGCGAGATGTTCACGGCCTGGCGCACGCTGGTCGGCCCGTTCTTTGCCGCACCGCCCGAGGTCGAACATACGCAGAATGCCTTGAGCGGCTTCTGA